The following nucleotide sequence is from bacterium.
ACGCGGCGGCCGCCGCCTTCGGCCGCATCCACGTGCTGGCCAACGTCGCCGGCATCGGCGGCTTCAAGCGCTTCGAGGAGCTCACCGAGCAGGACTGGAACCGGACCGTTGGGGTGAACCTCACCGGCATGTTCCACACCGTGCGGGCGGCGCTGCCGCATCTCCTGCGCGATCCCGTGGGCAACGTCGTCAACGTCGGCTCGACCGCCTCGCTGCGCGGCAACGCCTACGCGGCGCACTACGCGGCGTCGAAGGCCGGCGTGCTGCTCCTGACGCGCTCGCTCGCGCTCGAGTTCGCGACCCGCAAGCTGCGCTTCAACTGCGTCTGCCCCGGCGGCGTCAACACGCCGCTGATCCGCAACTTCATCCGGCGCGACGACCACGAGCAGCACCTCATCAACTACCAGATGGCGCCGAACCCGACGTTCTTCAGCCAGCCGATCGAGATCGCGCGCATCATCGCCTTCCTCGCCTCGGACGAGGCGCGCGCGATCAACGGCGCCGCCCTCACCGCCGACGGCGGCGCGCTGGCATGATCCTCGGCGTCCTCGCCCGGCACACAGCGGAGCGGGGCGACCGCGTCTTCCTGCGGCACGAGGGGCGTGCCGTTACCTACGCCGCGTTCGACGCGCTCTCGAACCGGGCGGCGAACGCGCTCCGCGCGCGCGGTGTCGAGCCGGGCGACGTGGTCACGCTCGGGCTCGGGAACGGGGTCGAGTACGTCACCGCCGCCTTCGGCGCGCTGAAGGCGGGCGCGATCCTGCACCCGATCAACCCGGCGCTGGGCGCCGCCGAGCTGGGCTACGTGGTCGGGCACGCGGCGCCGCGCGTCGTGGTCACCGACGCCGCCAGCGACGCGAAGCTGCGCGGGTTCGGCGCGGGCACCGTCGCCGGCGACGCGCTCGTCGCACACCCGGACGCGTCGGCGCCGGGCGTCGCGATCCACCCGGACGACTACTCGACGCTCCTCTACACCTCGGGCACGACCGGCAAGCCGAAGGGCGTGCTGTTCACCCACGGTCGCACCGGCACGAGCGGCCCGCACTTCATCGAGGCGCTGCACCTGCGGCCCGACGACACGATCCTCGCCGTCACGCCGCTGTTCCACGGCAACGCCTGGGGCGCGGTGGTGACCGCGCTCCACGCCGGCGGCACCGCCGCGTTCCCGAAGACGTTCAGCGCGACCGAGTTCTGGCCGCTGGTCCACGAGACCGGCGCCACGGTGGTCTACACGCTCGGTACCGTGCTCGCGATGCTGCTGACGCGCGAGCCGTCGGCGCTGGAGACGACGAACCCGCTGCGCGTGATCCTCGGGCTCGGCAGCGCCGCCATCCGCGAGCGCGTCGTCGCGCGCTTCGGCGTCGAGGCGGTGCTCGAGTGCTTCGGCTCGACCGACGCGGGCGTGGTCACCATCGAGCCGCTCGGCCAGCCGCCGCGGCCGGGCTCGTGTGGCCCGCCGGTACCCGGCGTCCGGCTGCGCGTCCTCGACGACGCCGGCAACCCGCTGCCGCCGCGCCAGGTCGGCGAGATCGCCGTCCACTCGCCCGCGCGCATGGCGGCGTACTTCAAGGATCCCGAAGCCACGGCCGCGGCGCTGCGCGACGGCTGGTTCCTCTCCGGCGACCTCGGCTATCTCGACGAGGACGGCTGGCTCTACTTCGTCGACCGCAAGCGCGACGTCATCCGCCGCGGCGGCGAGAACGTCTCGTCGGTGCTGGTCGAGAAGACGCTGCGCGAGCATCCGCAGGTGGCGGACGCGGCCGTCATCGGCGTGCCCGATCCGGTGCTCGGCCAGGAGATCATGGCCTTCGTGGTCCCGAAGGGCGCAGTGACGGCCGAGGCGCTGGAGGCGTTCTGCCGCGAGCGGCTGGCGAAGTTCCAGGTGCCGCGTCGCTGGGAGCTGCGTGCCGACCTGCCGCGCACGCCCACGCAGCGGGTCGAGAAGTACAAGCTGCGTGCCGAGGCGGGTGGCGGCCGGCCGACGCTGGGCTAGCCGCGAACGACGCGGGGGCGGCCGGCGCCGCCCCCGCCGCCGCGCTCACGGCTTCGCGTCGAGGATCGTCATCGGCGTCACCGGGACGCCGTCGCTCCACGTTCCCATGAAGCGATGCTGGGGGGTGTCGCCGAGCCCGTAGGCGCAGTTCGTGCCGAAGAACGCGCAGTCGGTGAGGCCGTCGAACGTCTGCCAGAGGCCGTACCAGTCGAGCGCGTCGATGCCCGAGATCGCGCCGCCCGACGGGCTCGCGGCCGGCGCGTAGTGATCGGCGACGAGGTCCGGCGTGCCGTGCATGTCGCTCGGCAGGATCACGTAGTCGCGGTTGGCGAGCCCGACGTGGCCGGTGCGGTCCCAGACGAGGTCGCAGCCGTCCCAGCCGGCGAAGTCGTCGTCGGCGCCGACGACGCAGTTGAGCAGCACCGTCGACGGCACGCCGGTCAGGCTGTCGAGGTTCTCGTCCCAGGGCTCGATCGGCATCAGGACCTTCGGCTGCGGCAGGCCGCTCGACGACCAGCGGTGGCCCATGTTCGCCGTCACCACGCCGCCGTACGAGTGCCCGACGACGGCGAAGCGGGCGAGCTGCGGCTGCACGCGCGAGGCGTTCGCCTGCAGCCAGGTGATGGCGTTCTGCACGGCGGTGATCGCGTTCGGCGTGAAGGTCGCGCGCGGCGTCAGCAGCGTCGCCTGGTAGCGCGGATACACGACGAGGTTCCCGCGCCGGACGAGGTGCGTGATCCAGCCGATGTAACCGTCGGGCTCCATGGCTCCCCAGCCGTGGTTCAGGACCACCAGCGGGGCCGACGCGGGCTTCGGGCTCGCGGGCTGGTAGACCCAGTACTGCGTGTTGCCGCTGCCGTTGCTCGTGACCGTGTAGCTCGCGTGCGCGTAGGTGCTGCCCCCGGGGCCGCTCGCCGGCTGGCCGGGCGGCGTCTGAGCCACGGCGACGGTGGCGAGAAGCGTCAGCGCCAGTGCGAAGCGGCGCATCCCCCTGGCTGCTGCCCACGACGTCGATGGGTGCATGAGTCCTCCTCCCCTTGTGCCCGGGCGTCCATCGCCCGGGCGCGGTGCGGGGTCCGCATGCCGTCGCCGGTAAAGCGCGTGCCTGATTTAAGTCAAATGAATCATCGCGGCCCGCAGCGCCGCCCCTGGGCCGCCGTGCGACGGGGAGGGGTCAGCGTACGCGGGCGGGGGCGCGGCGGGTCGCACGGGAGGCCGTGCGGCGTGGCGTGGCGATCGGCTCGGCCGGCGTAGGATCGCTCGTCGGCGCCGCGAGCCCGCCGAGGACGTAGTCGACGAGATCGCGTCCGACGGTCTCGATCGCCCGCGCGTCGACGCCGCGCGGATGGCGGCCGATGCGCTCGAGCTCGACGACCGCGACCAGCACCTGCTGGAAGAGGAAGCGCGTGCGCACGGCGACGACGCGCTCGGGCAGCGCCGGGCAGGCGCGCCGCACGATGATCATGAAGCGCTCGACGGCGCGCCAGAAGACGGGCGGCGCCAGCTGCTCGATGTGCACCGTGGGATCGCCGCCGGCGCGGGCGAGGAAGATCGCGAAGTGTCCGGCACGGGGCGGCAGCAGCGTGCGCAGGAAGGGCAGCACCATCGCCTCGACCGCGGCGCGCAGGTCGGGGTGCCCGTCGCCGGCGTGCTCCTCGACGGCGGCGATCCCCTCGAGCCGCTCCTCGGCGAGCTCGCCCATGCGGCGCGTCACCAGCGCCTCGATGACGCCGTCCTTCGAGCCGAAGTGATAGTGCGACGCCGAGACGTTCTTCGCACCGGCGGCGTCGTTGATCATGCGCAGCGAGGTCGCCTGGATGCCCTGGGTGGCGAAGAGCCGCTCGGCGGCGTCGAGGAGCCGGTCGCGGGTGGCGAGGCCGTCGCTGCGGGATCGCGGCATGACCCGACGGGGCGTACCGCGAGGCCGGGAAATCAGTCAAGCGATTCAGCTGCGGCGAGCGGGCACGAAAGGGGGTGGCGCGCCCGAAGCGGCGCGCGCTAGGCTCCCGCCGTGCGGCTTCTGCTCGCTGGCGTCCTCTTCGTCCTGTCGCTCGCTCCCGCCGCGTCGGCGCGCCCCTCTTCGGCCGTCGACGCGGGGAGCCTCGTGGTCCGGGTCGCGGCCGATCCCTGGCAGCTGACCTTCACCGACGCGCGCGGCACGACGGTCCTGCGCGAGGCGCCCGAGCGCGACGCCGGCCCGATCGGCGCGCTCGGCTTCCGCACCGCCGCGGGCTGGATGCGGGCGACGCGCGTCGTCGCGAGCCGCGCCGCACGCCGGGAGCTGACGCTCACCGTCGCGACCACCGACCCCGACGGCCGCACCCTCGAGGTCGTGCTGGTGCCGGACGGGGAGGGCGTCGTCGCGCTGACCGCCCGCGTGCTCGGCGACCGGGCGGGCATCGACGCGCTCGGCATCGGCTTCGAGGCGTCGACGGACGAGCGCTTCCTCGGCTTCGGCGAGCGCAACGATGCGATCGACCAGCGCGGCCGCGTCGTCGAGAGCTGGGTTGCCGACGGACCCTTCCAGGAGATCGAGCTGCCGTTCGTGCAGCAGCTCGTGCCGCCGCCCGGCTTCCGCCCGCGCGACGACGCGACCTACTACCCCGTGCCCTGGATGCTCTCGACGCGCGGCTACGGGGTCCTCGTCGACAACGACGAGCCCAGCTACTTCCGCGCCGGCAGCGAGCGTCCGGACCGGCTCGGCGTCGAGGTCGTCGGCGCGCCGGTCGGCATGCCGGCGCTGCCGCTGCCGGAGATGCTGCGCCTGCGCGTCTTCGCGGGTCCCACGCCCGCGGAGGCGCTGCGCCGCTTCACGGTGCGCACGGGACGGCAGCCCGCCGTCGATGCGCCGTGGGTGCTCGGGCCATGGTTCCAGCCCGGCGGCTCGGTCGCCGAACAGGAGGCCCAGGTCGGGAAGCTGCGCGCCGCCGACGCGCCCGTGTCCGTCGCGCAGACGTATACGCACTACCTCCCGTGCGGCGATCACGTCCGCAACCGCGCCGGTGAGCGCGACCGCCTGCACCGGCTGCACGCGCTCGGCCTCGCCGTGACGACGTACTTCAACCCGATGATCTGCGAGTCGTACCAGCCGGCCTTCGCTCGCGCCGTCGCCGCCGGCGCCCTCGCGACCCGCGCGGACGGCTCGCCCTACATCTACGACTACGCCGGCAGCCAGATCTTCCGCGTCGGCCAGTTCGACTTCACCCGTCAGGCGGGACGCGCCGAGTACGGCCGCCTCCTCCACGAGGCGATCAGCGACGGGCACGACGGCTGGATGGAGGACTTCGGCGAGTACACCCCGCCCGACGGCTTCCAGGCGACCGGGCCGATCCTCGGCGGCGGCCACAACCGCTATGCCACCGAGTACCACTGCGGCGCGTACGCCACGGTGCGCCGCGTCCGCCGCCCCGTCGTGCGCTTCCAGCGTTCCGGATGGACCGGCGCCGCGCCGTGCGCGCAGGTCGTGTGGAGCGGCGATCCGACGACCGGGTGGGGCTTCGACGGCCTCGCCTCGGTCGTGACCGGCGGGCTCAACATGGGCATGTCCGGGATCGCGATCTGGGGCAGCGACATCGGCGGCTACTTCGCGCTCGGCGACAACGCGCTGACGCCGGAGCTGCTGATCCGCTGGGTGCAGGTCGGCGCCGTCTCGGGCGTCATGCGCACGCAGCGCAACGGCACCGCCGTCCCGCCCAAGGTGCGGCCGCAGATCTACGACGACGCCCAGATCCCCAACTGGAAGCGCTACGCGAAGCTGCGCACGCAGCTCTACCCCTACACGGCGGCGGCGGCCGCGGAGTACCGTCGCAGCGGGCTGCCCCTCATGCGCCATCTGGCGCTCGTCCATCCCGACGACGCGGAGGCCGTGGCCCAGGACGACGCCTTCCTGTTCGGGCCCGACCTGCTGGTCGCACCCGTGCTCGCGCCGGGCCGGACGACGCGCGAAGCGTACCTGCCTGCCGGCGGCTGGATCGACCTCTGGCGCGCGGGGACGTGGGACAGCGCCGCGGGCGTCTTCGTGCTCGGCGCCGCCGACGTGCTGCCCGGCGGGCGTCGCGTGACGGTGCCCGCGCCGCTCGAGGAGCTGCCGCTCTTCGTGCGCGCCGGCGCGCTGCTGCCGCTCGTGCCGGCCGACGTCGACACGCTCGCCGACTACGGCGATCCGGCGCCGGGCTTCGTGCGGCTGCGCGACCGGCGCGACCGCATGGCGCTGCTCGCGTTCCCGCGCGGCGCGAGCGAGGCGCGGATGGTGGAGCGGGTGGAGCGCCTGCGCTCGCTCGAGCGGGCCGACGGCTGGGAGCTGGCGGTGCGCGGGCGGCGTCGCCGCACCTACGCGCTGCAGGCGTCGTTGGCGACGCTCGAGCGGCCGTTCGCGCCGTGTGCCGTCGAATGGAACGGCACGCGGCTGCCGGAGTCGGCGTGGTCGTTCGACGCGGCGACGCGGGTCCTGCGGGCCGAGTTCCGCGGCGTGCGCGGACGCCTCGTCGTGCGCGTCGGCTGCGGGCGCTGAGCCCGCGTCGCCCTTGCGCGCGGGGCGCGCCTCGGTCAGGACGAGGCGCGTGACCGCACCCGACGAGAGCCCGTCCGCCGCCATCGACGTCACGCCGCCCGCGCCGTTCGAGGTCGACGGCGGGGTCGCCTCGGCCGAGATCGCTCCGCCGCCCGGCGCGCCGGCCGCGACGCGCCACGACCTCCAGCTCGGCCGCCGCTTCTTCCACTGCATGAACGGCGTCGTCGTGGCGACCGCGTACGCGCTCCTCTTCACGCATCGCCAGATCGTCCACGTGTTCGGCACGGTCGCCTGCGTGGTCTACGTGCTCGATCGGGTGCGCATCGCCTACCCCGAGGTCGTCGAGCGCCACGCGCCGTGGGTGAACCGCGTCCTCGTACGGGCGGAGGAGCGGGTGCGCGAGTCGGCCATGATCCCGTACGCGATCGCCGTCCTGCTGACCATCCTGACGGTACCGAAGGCGGCGGCGCTGGTCGCGATCTACACGCTCGCGTTCGCCGACCCGCTGGCGGCGATCGTCGGCATCCGCTTCGGCCGCCGGCCGCTCGTTGCCGACTACACCCTCGAAGGCACGCTCGCCTTCTTCGGCGCGTCGCTCGCGGTCGCCGCGACGGTGCTCGCGTACACGACGAGCGCGAGCGCGCTCGCGCTCGGTGGGGCGGCGGTCACGATCGCGCTCGTCGGCGCGGGGTTCGCGCTCCTGCGTCTGCGCATCGACGACAACCTGACGATCCCCCTCCTGGTGGGCTTCGTCACCTGGATCGTGACGGCGCTCTACGGCATCCCGCTCGACTGATCCTCGATCACGCGGACGAGCCCTTCGACGGCGCGCATGAGCACGTCCCAGGGGACGTCCGCGTCCTCGGAGGTGCCGAGGAAGAGCGTCGTGCCGGCGGTCGCGACCCGCAGGCGGCCGTGCGGCGGCAGGGCGGCCGCCGCTTCGCGCAGCGCCGCCACCAGCCGGGTCGCGTTCTCCGGCGCCCGCTCGGCGCCGCCGACGCGCAGCGCCGCCGGCACGTGCGCGCCGTCGTCGCCGGTGCGCAGCGCGCCCACGACGAGCTCGACGTCGGCGGCGGCGAACGGCGGATCGGCCGTGCGGCGGAGGTGGTCTGCGGGGGCGGTCGCGCCCGGCGACGCGCGGCCGGGGAGGTCGTCCGCCGGGGCGGCGCGGCCGAGCCTGGCGGCGACGCGCGCGAGGGACACGGCGGGCAGGACGGCGAGCGTCCCGCGCCGGCCGCCGCGATGGCGCCAGCCCCAGGCGAAGCAACGCACCTCGCGACTGTGTCGGACCGCGGTGGCGAGGGTCCACACCGAGACGGGCTGCGCCGGGCCGAGCGCCTCGACGGCCGCCGCCACGGCTGCACGGGCGTCGGGGTCGTCCCGGACGCCCCAACCCTCCCGTGCGGCGGCGACCGCGAGGGCGTCGTCGGTCGCGGCCGCGCGGCGCCGGCGCCGCGTCCACAGGGCCGCGAGCAGAAGGGCGACGGCTGCGCCGCTCCACCATCCCGCCTCCACCGTCATGGGAGCATCGCCGCGTCACACGCGTCGAGCGCTCACCGCGATGCGCCCGGCGCTTCGGCGAGGCAGGTCGGGCAGAGC
It contains:
- a CDS encoding SDR family oxidoreductase; protein product: MADRFAGRVLFVTGAGSGIGRATATLFAEEGAQVFAVDVDRDGLAETVSTIRTAGGTAEGAHCDVADMASVQSAVDAAAAAFGRIHVLANVAGIGGFKRFEELTEQDWNRTVGVNLTGMFHTVRAALPHLLRDPVGNVVNVGSTASLRGNAYAAHYAASKAGVLLLTRSLALEFATRKLRFNCVCPGGVNTPLIRNFIRRDDHEQHLINYQMAPNPTFFSQPIEIARIIAFLASDEARAINGAALTADGGALA
- a CDS encoding AMP-binding protein yields the protein MILGVLARHTAERGDRVFLRHEGRAVTYAAFDALSNRAANALRARGVEPGDVVTLGLGNGVEYVTAAFGALKAGAILHPINPALGAAELGYVVGHAAPRVVVTDAASDAKLRGFGAGTVAGDALVAHPDASAPGVAIHPDDYSTLLYTSGTTGKPKGVLFTHGRTGTSGPHFIEALHLRPDDTILAVTPLFHGNAWGAVVTALHAGGTAAFPKTFSATEFWPLVHETGATVVYTLGTVLAMLLTREPSALETTNPLRVILGLGSAAIRERVVARFGVEAVLECFGSTDAGVVTIEPLGQPPRPGSCGPPVPGVRLRVLDDAGNPLPPRQVGEIAVHSPARMAAYFKDPEATAAALRDGWFLSGDLGYLDEDGWLYFVDRKRDVIRRGGENVSSVLVEKTLREHPQVADAAVIGVPDPVLGQEIMAFVVPKGAVTAEALEAFCRERLAKFQVPRRWELRADLPRTPTQRVEKYKLRAEAGGGRPTLG
- a CDS encoding alpha/beta hydrolase, with the translated sequence MRRFALALTLLATVAVAQTPPGQPASGPGGSTYAHASYTVTSNGSGNTQYWVYQPASPKPASAPLVVLNHGWGAMEPDGYIGWITHLVRRGNLVVYPRYQATLLTPRATFTPNAITAVQNAITWLQANASRVQPQLARFAVVGHSYGGVVTANMGHRWSSSGLPQPKVLMPIEPWDENLDSLTGVPSTVLLNCVVGADDDFAGWDGCDLVWDRTGHVGLANRDYVILPSDMHGTPDLVADHYAPAASPSGGAISGIDALDWYGLWQTFDGLTDCAFFGTNCAYGLGDTPQHRFMGTWSDGVPVTPMTILDAKP
- a CDS encoding TetR/AcrR family transcriptional regulator, translating into MPRSRSDGLATRDRLLDAAERLFATQGIQATSLRMINDAAGAKNVSASHYHFGSKDGVIEALVTRRMGELAEERLEGIAAVEEHAGDGHPDLRAAVEAMVLPFLRTLLPPRAGHFAIFLARAGGDPTVHIEQLAPPVFWRAVERFMIIVRRACPALPERVVAVRTRFLFQQVLVAVVELERIGRHPRGVDARAIETVGRDLVDYVLGGLAAPTSDPTPAEPIATPRRTASRATRRAPARVR
- a CDS encoding glycoside hydrolase family 31 protein is translated as MRLLLAGVLFVLSLAPAASARPSSAVDAGSLVVRVAADPWQLTFTDARGTTVLREAPERDAGPIGALGFRTAAGWMRATRVVASRAARRELTLTVATTDPDGRTLEVVLVPDGEGVVALTARVLGDRAGIDALGIGFEASTDERFLGFGERNDAIDQRGRVVESWVADGPFQEIELPFVQQLVPPPGFRPRDDATYYPVPWMLSTRGYGVLVDNDEPSYFRAGSERPDRLGVEVVGAPVGMPALPLPEMLRLRVFAGPTPAEALRRFTVRTGRQPAVDAPWVLGPWFQPGGSVAEQEAQVGKLRAADAPVSVAQTYTHYLPCGDHVRNRAGERDRLHRLHALGLAVTTYFNPMICESYQPAFARAVAAGALATRADGSPYIYDYAGSQIFRVGQFDFTRQAGRAEYGRLLHEAISDGHDGWMEDFGEYTPPDGFQATGPILGGGHNRYATEYHCGAYATVRRVRRPVVRFQRSGWTGAAPCAQVVWSGDPTTGWGFDGLASVVTGGLNMGMSGIAIWGSDIGGYFALGDNALTPELLIRWVQVGAVSGVMRTQRNGTAVPPKVRPQIYDDAQIPNWKRYAKLRTQLYPYTAAAAAEYRRSGLPLMRHLALVHPDDAEAVAQDDAFLFGPDLLVAPVLAPGRTTREAYLPAGGWIDLWRAGTWDSAAGVFVLGAADVLPGGRRVTVPAPLEELPLFVRAGALLPLVPADVDTLADYGDPAPGFVRLRDRRDRMALLAFPRGASEARMVERVERLRSLERADGWELAVRGRRRRTYALQASLATLERPFAPCAVEWNGTRLPESAWSFDAATRVLRAEFRGVRGRLVVRVGCGR